The following coding sequences lie in one Indicator indicator isolate 239-I01 chromosome 2, UM_Iind_1.1, whole genome shotgun sequence genomic window:
- the LOC128980681 gene encoding p53 apoptosis effector related to PMP-22-like translates to MVKYGLDYTRCRWILPLLLGIGVIFGIIALAGRGWLESQTLPYVHQASLWESCRRPEQGGNWNCESLMGYAWGRAAAATYLVGFLLLVICFALAIIAFAIDTLRFNFIRGIGGLLFVAAVFSIMGLVIYPVKFSTEIEMTGVNMFSWAYGFGWTTAIMEICLGFFFCCLPNYEDQILGNVKPTYFYSSP, encoded by the exons ATGGTGAAGTACGGCCTTGACTACACGCGGTGCAGATGGATCCTACCCCTGCTCCTAGGCATAGGTGTCATCTTTGGTATCATTGCACTAGcgggcaggggctggctggagTCGCAGACCTTGCCCTATGTGCACCAAGCCTCATTATGGGAAAGCTGCAGGAGGCCTGAGCAGGGGGGGAATTGGAACTGCGAGTCCCTCATGGGTTACG cctggggaagagctgcagctgccacatACCTGGTTGGTTTTCTACTTCTAGTCATCTGTTTTGCTCTGGCCATCATAGCCTTTGCCATTGACACACTTCGGTTCAACTTCATACGTGGGATTGGAGGCTTGCTTTTTGTTGCTG ctGTGTTCTCCATCATGGGCCTGGTCATTTATCCAGTAAAATTCTCAACTGAAATTGAAATGACAGGAGTCAATATGTTCAGCTGGGCCTATGGCTTTGGCTGGACTACTGCCATTATGGAAATATGCCTGGGATTCttcttctgctgccttcctaATTACGAAGATCAGATCTTGGGTAATGTGAAGCCCACATACTTTTATTCTTCCCCATAA